One Bacteroidota bacterium genomic window carries:
- a CDS encoding T9SS type A sorting domain-containing protein yields the protein MKKNYLRKLILSFAFVLFCFLLNGQSMFYYPHKVKNVNYPMYNDGSIHLYTYNIANPTSYLWSTGETTKNIYNLIPGEYYVTMTYASQPTEVDTFEIKETNNHYIFPWASPNLNLQHTINIPGGNAVTIKGQNLLPGDEIGVFYDSLNHWACAGSIVWNGNPQTITISGDTSGNSGFDENEIFRFLIRSTLYGFDFIPNVVYDLSGTYSDDSSFVIGGSSSLLSLQADSLVLQSSLLTAYGVNDFYAWVNPIYPQTTSIFPLGQSLNMLKNQQGHVFWTLFWLDNIHYIIPNEPYTAEMHYTNVIQFEGYLLNSTMSSVFVNTCYNTQDGYIYLTPTFGTPPYTYLWNTGATINPLYDIPANTNFSVTVTDALMVQNTSSITSYYGNEYPVLDFTLVDETPYYLGSAQVDVISFWGWGYQYDWSNGGINSLNDSLSAGTYNLTIETNYGCTFDTSVTVGFSAFNLFIQTTSVSCYGGNDGAVFFDSINGVPPYSYLWSTGNTGSSLSALAADNYSVTVIDSNFDTVVGTFEILQPDTISIISVTYHATPVLGNDGEIFIGISGGTTPYSVQWSNGANTENISSLIPGTYTLTIADANSCSHIESFVVSTLLTNPLSANGTIINSNCGGSCSGAIDITVSGGLTPYNYLWSNGETSEDLTNLCSGYYTVTVSEYQAPSGPLWPWNYINTGIVHTISIPGISILAQSNSYVGVFYMDNGILECGGYTEWNGLSTNIIAFGDDPLTPDKDGFAPNESFIYKRWNNGIHYNLNPLYTVNSSQSGNFIENSISYVGLLNHPESESLSFTIYEPDSISVSAVINHETQIIGNNGAIDLTMSGGIPPYSLQWSNGETTEDLTNLSQGLYILTITDSYSCQYIDTFEILLTNPPYCDLSLISIVSPQTHCDFNNMVYVSVELTNIGTQSANNFNISYISPDGTVITETVNISIQPSDTIIYTFSTPFDGQLYDNEENISITVYSSSPCDPISFNDTISIAFANSFPVFTLQNDVQNNCIGNISIDSIFSNSGNALNYYWDNVAYGSNLFLDSLCAGNYMLFIDDGICIDSFVFEIENILINIQFTAISPTCNGMSDGSIDANLNYNPGNSFTFLWSSGDTDSEISALPAGMYSLTINNNSNFVTSDSVELINPPAMSISSVVQDANSPSIQDGSINISVSGGIPPFSYVWSNGSPSEDISNLDAGYYGCTITDSYGCSNSESYVIDYINPPPPLSTVATILSPGCPGSCDGEIDLNTSGGTNPYNYIWSNGSTTEDISGLCAGDYTVSVYEEGLTEAGTPWPWTYISTWQNHTVLIPDSSVYLNGLIVPIGSYIGVFYDDNGVWECGGYLELTSGNNALTIWGDEIGTPDKEGFTIGETFSWQIYINGSTYFLTPEYMFTMPNYGSFVENGISGVVSLQAPVIASLVDTFTVDPPDSAVINSVVTNVIPTLGNNGLIDVIVLGGTPPFSFLWSNGATTEDLINIGIGQYSLTITDDNGCTFNDSFLIEYSSPPTALLVTEIVENISCNSICDGSIDISVSGGAAPYTFFWTNGETTEYLDLLCAGNYSLTVSCPSDTVMFNFTVTQPDSLDFDTNITFIDPTIGNDGAIDLIPSGGTIPYNFIWSNSETTEDIFNLTYGQYYLTLTDANSCELTADFMIEYLGNYLGFDIIKENVDCYNTVTGSAWIENLIGVDPFSFLWSNGETTDSIFNLSVGNYYVTVSAANGDMVSDTFEILQPDELTIDFLITPADPALLSNGAINITVIGGTSPFVFQWSDGSTSEDLASAEYGAYQLTITDANLCELIADTFVDFNLLPNWNFDLFGATHSIDIPAGALLQINGSSLEMCDFIGVFFDSLGTLSCGGYIIWKQNTVTLFAYGDNPGNTIIDGFANGEEFEWKIWDASNNSEHLAAASYNQSYPNQELWQAGGQSAIDSLQTITISGTVSTINKSNVPLGMIVLYEPAQSLYYAVDKGLVTNGQFKIEGIFPGDYLLYAIPAPGNQYGIPGYYVEHNNWQEASLVQAYAYTDGVDIIIDPTQTYNTGIGAISGNIYVGSDASYNPDVFGDEWFPESTKEGEIPARNIPVLLFDNQMIPMDFRLSNDLGAFEFEQLELGSYFVKVEKAGLQSLEVLVTLSESSPISGGNNFSLESGFVNSIPELNEIAEFSIFPNPVKDKLYIQFRQNHISDFEISIFSALGLKMKTLDFSTELSNQEISIDMKTFSPGVYFVEIGNTEHKYVRKIVVF from the coding sequence ATGAAAAAGAATTACTTACGAAAATTGATTTTAAGTTTTGCATTTGTCTTATTTTGTTTTTTGTTGAATGGGCAAAGTATGTTTTATTATCCTCACAAAGTGAAAAATGTCAATTACCCTATGTATAATGACGGAAGTATCCATCTTTATACATATAATATTGCGAATCCTACAAGTTATCTTTGGAGCACTGGTGAAACAACAAAAAATATATATAATCTGATTCCCGGAGAGTATTATGTTACCATGACATATGCATCTCAACCTACAGAGGTTGATACATTTGAAATAAAAGAAACGAATAATCATTATATTTTTCCTTGGGCATCTCCAAACTTAAACTTACAGCATACGATTAATATTCCGGGCGGAAATGCAGTTACCATAAAAGGACAAAATCTTTTGCCTGGGGATGAAATTGGTGTTTTTTATGATTCACTAAATCATTGGGCTTGTGCAGGTTCAATAGTTTGGAACGGGAATCCTCAAACAATTACAATCTCGGGGGATACAAGCGGAAACAGTGGTTTCGATGAAAATGAAATATTTCGTTTTTTGATACGCTCAACTTTATATGGTTTCGATTTTATACCTAATGTTGTTTATGATTTATCTGGAACTTATTCCGATGATAGTTCATTTGTTATAGGAGGTTCAAGTAGTTTATTGAGTTTGCAAGCAGATAGTCTTGTTCTGCAATCGTCTTTGCTTACTGCATATGGAGTTAATGATTTTTATGCATGGGTAAATCCTATTTATCCACAGACAACTTCTATATTTCCTTTAGGTCAGTCATTGAATATGTTAAAAAACCAACAAGGACATGTATTTTGGACTTTGTTTTGGTTAGATAATATTCACTATATTATCCCGAATGAACCATATACTGCAGAGATGCATTATACAAATGTTATTCAATTCGAGGGATATTTGCTTAACTCAACAATGTCATCTGTTTTTGTTAATACTTGTTATAATACACAAGATGGCTACATTTATTTGACTCCAACTTTCGGCACACCACCTTATACATATCTTTGGAATACGGGTGCTACTATAAATCCTCTTTATGACATTCCTGCAAATACCAATTTTAGTGTAACTGTTACCGATGCACTTATGGTTCAAAACACTTCGAGTATTACTTCTTATTATGGAAACGAATATCCGGTTTTGGATTTTACATTAGTTGATGAGACACCTTATTACTTGGGTTCAGCTCAGGTTGATGTAATTTCCTTTTGGGGCTGGGGCTATCAATATGATTGGTCTAATGGTGGCATCAATTCTCTCAATGACAGTCTAAGTGCTGGAACTTACAATCTAACCATTGAAACTAATTACGGTTGCACTTTCGACACATCGGTAACAGTAGGTTTCTCGGCATTTAATCTGTTTATACAAACTACAAGTGTTTCTTGCTATGGTGGAAACGATGGTGCTGTCTTTTTTGATAGTATAAATGGAGTACCACCATATAGTTATTTATGGTCAACTGGAAATACCGGTAGCTCGCTTTCAGCCCTTGCAGCAGATAACTATTCTGTAACAGTAATTGATAGCAATTTTGATACTGTTGTCGGCACTTTTGAAATTTTGCAGCCAGATACTATTAGTATTATTTCTGTAACATACCACGCAACCCCTGTCCTTGGTAATGATGGTGAAATTTTTATTGGAATTTCGGGTGGTACTACTCCATATTCCGTTCAATGGTCGAATGGTGCTAACACTGAAAATATTTCTTCATTAATTCCCGGTACATACACTCTTACAATTGCAGATGCTAATTCTTGCAGCCATATCGAAAGTTTTGTAGTAAGCACATTGTTAACAAATCCTTTGTCGGCAAATGGAACAATAATAAATAGTAATTGTGGTGGCAGCTGTAGTGGTGCTATAGATATTACAGTTTCTGGCGGATTAACACCATATAACTATCTTTGGTCGAACGGAGAAACTTCAGAAGACCTTACAAATTTGTGTTCTGGATATTATACAGTAACAGTTTCTGAATATCAGGCTCCAAGTGGACCGCTATGGCCCTGGAATTATATAAATACAGGTATCGTTCATACTATCTCCATTCCGGGAATAAGTATCTTAGCTCAATCAAATTCATACGTTGGAGTTTTTTATATGGACAATGGCATTCTTGAATGTGGTGGATATACAGAGTGGAATGGGCTATCTACAAATATTATTGCTTTTGGCGATGATCCATTGACTCCAGATAAAGATGGCTTTGCCCCCAACGAAAGCTTTATTTATAAAAGGTGGAATAATGGAATACACTATAATCTAAATCCTCTTTACACTGTAAATTCTTCTCAGTCAGGAAATTTTATTGAAAATAGCATTTCATATGTTGGTTTATTAAACCATCCTGAGTCAGAATCTTTGAGTTTCACAATTTATGAACCTGATTCTATATCTGTAAGTGCAGTAATTAATCATGAAACTCAGATAATTGGAAACAACGGGGCTATAGATTTGACAATGTCGGGAGGAATTCCTCCATATTCGCTCCAATGGTCGAATGGAGAAACTACGGAAGACTTAACAAATTTATCTCAGGGATTATATATTCTGACAATTACAGATTCTTACTCATGCCAGTATATCGACACATTTGAAATACTCTTGACAAATCCTCCTTATTGCGATTTATCTCTAATTTCAATTGTTTCACCCCAAACTCACTGCGATTTCAACAATATGGTTTATGTAAGTGTTGAATTGACTAATATAGGTACGCAATCGGCAAACAATTTCAATATAAGCTATATCAGTCCTGATGGTACAGTTATTACCGAAACGGTGAATATTTCTATACAACCCTCCGATACAATTATCTATACATTTTCGACACCATTTGATGGACAACTTTATGACAATGAGGAAAATATTTCTATCACAGTTTATTCTAGTTCGCCTTGCGACCCAATTTCATTCAATGATACGATCTCTATTGCATTTGCAAATAGTTTCCCTGTTTTTACTTTACAGAATGATGTGCAAAATAATTGTATTGGAAACATCAGCATCGACTCTATTTTTAGCAATTCGGGAAATGCTTTGAATTATTATTGGGATAATGTTGCCTATGGCTCAAATTTGTTTTTAGATAGCCTCTGTGCCGGAAACTATATGCTATTTATTGATGATGGTATTTGTATAGATTCTTTTGTGTTCGAAATTGAAAATATTCTTATAAATATTCAGTTCACAGCAATTTCACCCACTTGCAACGGAATGTCCGATGGCTCAATAGACGCAAATCTGAATTATAATCCGGGAAATAGTTTTACATTTTTGTGGTCAAGCGGCGATACGGATTCTGAAATTTCAGCTTTACCTGCAGGAATGTACAGCCTGACCATCAATAATAATAGTAATTTTGTAACAAGCGATAGTGTAGAACTAATCAATCCCCCTGCAATGTCTATAAGTTCCGTAGTTCAGGATGCTAATTCTCCAAGCATTCAAGACGGCTCAATCAATATTAGCGTAAGCGGAGGAATACCACCATTTTCTTACGTTTGGTCAAACGGCTCACCTTCTGAGGATATTTCAAATTTGGATGCAGGTTATTATGGTTGTACCATTACTGATTCCTATGGTTGTTCTAATTCGGAAAGTTACGTAATCGATTATATAAATCCCCCCCCACCTTTATCAACAGTTGCAACTATCCTTAGTCCAGGATGCCCCGGTTCTTGCGATGGCGAAATTGATTTGAACACAAGCGGTGGCACAAACCCTTACAATTATATTTGGTCAAATGGTTCCACAACCGAGGATATTAGTGGCTTATGTGCCGGTGATTATACTGTTAGCGTTTATGAAGAAGGGCTTACGGAGGCAGGAACACCATGGCCCTGGACTTATATTTCTACTTGGCAAAATCATACAGTATTAATCCCTGACAGTAGTGTATATCTCAATGGATTAATTGTACCGATAGGTTCATATATTGGAGTTTTTTATGATGATAATGGAGTTTGGGAATGCGGTGGTTATTTAGAGTTGACATCAGGGAACAATGCGCTTACCATTTGGGGAGATGAAATAGGAACTCCTGACAAGGAAGGTTTTACAATCGGTGAAACGTTTTCATGGCAAATTTATATAAATGGCAGTACATATTTCTTAACGCCGGAATACATGTTCACAATGCCAAATTACGGTAGTTTTGTGGAAAATGGAATATCTGGTGTTGTATCTCTACAAGCGCCGGTAATTGCTTCCCTTGTGGATACATTTACGGTTGACCCTCCAGACTCGGCAGTAATAAATTCTGTAGTTACAAATGTTATCCCAACTTTAGGCAATAACGGTTTAATAGATGTTATAGTTTTGGGCGGAACTCCTCCTTTCAGTTTTTTGTGGTCGAACGGAGCTACTACCGAAGATTTAATAAATATCGGAATCGGACAATATTCTCTCACAATTACAGATGATAATGGCTGTACTTTTAATGACAGTTTTTTGATAGAGTATTCATCTCCGCCAACGGCACTCTTAGTTACTGAAATTGTTGAAAATATAAGTTGCAATTCTATTTGCGATGGAAGTATTGATATTTCTGTTTCGGGTGGCGCTGCCCCTTATACATTTTTCTGGACTAATGGCGAAACCACTGAATATTTGGATTTGCTTTGTGCAGGAAATTATTCTTTAACTGTAAGTTGTCCCAGCGATACTGTAATGTTCAACTTTACTGTAACACAACCTGATAGTTTAGATTTCGATACAAATATCACTTTCATCGACCCAACAATTGGAAACGACGGAGCAATAGATTTAATACCTTCCGGTGGAACAATTCCTTACAATTTTATTTGGTCAAATAGCGAAACTACGGAAGATATTTTTAATTTAACTTATGGGCAATATTATCTGACACTTACCGATGCAAACTCTTGCGAACTGACGGCAGATTTTATGATTGAATATTTGGGAAATTACTTAGGTTTTGATATTATTAAGGAAAATGTTGATTGCTATAACACTGTAACCGGAAGTGCCTGGATAGAAAACCTGATAGGAGTCGATCCATTTAGTTTTCTTTGGTCTAATGGCGAAACTACAGATTCAATTTTTAATTTGTCTGTTGGAAATTATTATGTAACTGTTTCTGCTGCAAATGGCGATATGGTCAGCGATACTTTTGAAATACTTCAACCTGATGAATTAACAATTGATTTTTTAATAACTCCTGCAGACCCTGCTTTGCTAAGTAACGGAGCTATTAACATTACAGTCATTGGCGGAACATCACCATTTGTTTTTCAATGGTCGGACGGAAGCACAAGCGAAGATTTAGCTTCCGCTGAATACGGTGCATATCAATTAACTATTACCGATGCAAATTTATGTGAATTAATTGCCGATACTTTTGTCGATTTTAATTTGCTGCCAAATTGGAATTTCGATTTGTTTGGTGCGACTCATAGCATTGATATTCCTGCCGGAGCATTGTTGCAAATCAATGGTAGTTCTCTCGAAATGTGCGATTTCATTGGAGTATTTTTCGATTCGCTTGGCACTTTAAGTTGTGGAGGATATATTATTTGGAAACAAAATACAGTTACACTTTTTGCTTATGGCGATAATCCGGGCAATACAATAATTGATGGTTTTGCTAACGGCGAAGAATTCGAATGGAAAATCTGGGATGCTTCGAACAATTCTGAACATCTTGCTGCCGCAAGCTATAACCAGAGCTATCCCAACCAAGAACTCTGGCAAGCCGGCGGACAAAGTGCCATCGACAGCTTACAAACAATTACCATTTCAGGAACCGTTTCAACCATAAATAAATCGAATGTTCCTCTCGGGATGATTGTTTTATACGAACCTGCCCAAAGTTTATACTATGCCGTAGATAAAGGTCTGGTAACCAACGGACAATTTAAAATTGAAGGAATATTTCCTGGCGATTATTTGCTTTATGCAATTCCTGCACCTGGCAACCAATATGGAATTCCGGGCTATTATGTCGAGCACAACAATTGGCAGGAAGCCAGCCTTGTTCAGGCTTATGCTTACACCGATGGGGTTGATATAATTATTGACCCGACTCAAACCTACAACACTGGCATTGGAGCTATTTCCGGAAATATTTATGTGGGCAGCGATGCAAGCTACAATCCCGATGTTTTTGGCGACGAATGGTTCCCCGAATCAACAAAAGAAGGAGAAATCCCTGCGAGAAATATTCCTGTCCTACTTTTCGACAATCAAATGATACCAATGGATTTCAGATTGTCGAACGATTTGGGAGCTTTTGAATTTGAGCAATTAGAATTGGGCTCATATTTTGTAAAAGTTGAAAAAGCGGGTTTGCAATCTCTTGAGGTTTTGGTAACTCTAAGCGAAAGTTCGCCAATTTCTGGCGGAAACAATTTTAGTTTAGAAAGCGGGTTTGTAAATTCTATACCGGAACTTAATGAAATTGCCGAATTCAGCATTTTCCCCAATCCTGTAAAAGACAAACTTTATATTCAATTTAGACAAAACCATATTTCAGATTTTGAGATAAGCATTTTTTCAGCTTTAGGTTTAAAAATGAAAACATTAGATTTTTCAACAGAACTGAGCAATCAAGAAATTTCTATTGATATGAAAACTTTTTCTCCAGGAGTATATTTTGTGGAAATTGGAAATACAGAGCATAAATATGTTAGAAAAATTGTTGTATTTTAG